The Engystomops pustulosus chromosome 1, aEngPut4.maternal, whole genome shotgun sequence genome has a window encoding:
- the NDUFA13 gene encoding NADH dehydrogenase [ubiquinone] 1 alpha subcomplex subunit 13 translates to MAASKVKQDMAPPGGYGPVDYKRNLPRRGFSGYTMFAIGIGTMIFGYWRIGTWNRERRRLHIEDLETRLALLPLFQAESDRRSLRILRENLEQEAIIMKDVPGWKVGESVFHTDRWVSPTLNELFNLRPREELIKANYDFKWNV, encoded by the exons ATGGCGGCGTCCAAGGTGAAGCAGGACATGGCTCCTCCTGGGGGTTATGGACCGGTGGACTATAAGAGGAACCTTCCCCGCCGTGGATTCAGTG GCTATACCATGTTTGCTATTGGCATTGGTACCATGATATTTGGCTACTGGAGAATTGGCACTTGGAACAGAGAAAGAAG ACGCCTGCATATTGAAGACTTAGAGACACGTTTGGCATTGCTTCCCCTCTTCCAGGCAGAGTCAGATCGGAG GTCATTAAGAATTCTGCGAGAGAACTTGGAGCAAGAGGCCATTATCATGAAAGATGTCCCAGGCTGGAAG GTTGGAGAATCTGTCTTCCACACGGACCGCTGGGTGTCTCCTACACTTAATGAACTTTTCAACCTCCGTCCACGGGAGGAACTTATCAAGGCAAATTATGATTTCAAGTGGAATGTTTAA